In the Bradyrhizobium guangzhouense genome, one interval contains:
- a CDS encoding Bug family tripartite tricarboxylate transporter substrate binding protein codes for MLRILRNGVFGLVILSSLFAAAPPASAAYPDRPVHWLIGFAAGGPVDIVARIMAQTLSERLGQQFIVENRAGSGGNIAAAAAINAAPDGYTLLFVAPNNAISTSLYKKLPFDFLRDTAPVASIMQLTNMLVVSNAMPVKTVQEFIDYCKANPGKISFASSGNGTSVHMSAELFKAMTKCDMVHVPYRGSAIAFPDIISNKVQLIFDNLPSALEQSRGGNVRALGVTSPQRWPALPDVPAIAETVPGFESVGFYGISAPKGTPPDIVELLNKTVNEALNDPKVVARLTENGGIPRPMTPAEFGRLVADETEKWKKVVEFAGVSVD; via the coding sequence ATGTTGCGAATTTTGCGTAACGGTGTGTTCGGGCTGGTCATTCTTTCAAGTCTTTTCGCAGCCGCCCCTCCCGCCTCCGCCGCCTACCCCGACCGCCCCGTGCACTGGCTGATCGGCTTTGCCGCCGGCGGCCCGGTCGACATCGTCGCGCGCATCATGGCGCAGACGCTCTCCGAGAGGCTCGGCCAGCAGTTCATCGTCGAGAACCGCGCCGGCTCCGGCGGCAACATCGCGGCTGCCGCCGCGATCAACGCAGCCCCCGACGGCTACACGCTGCTGTTCGTCGCGCCCAACAACGCGATCTCGACCTCGCTCTACAAGAAATTGCCGTTCGATTTTCTGCGCGACACCGCTCCCGTGGCGAGCATCATGCAGCTCACCAACATGCTGGTCGTCTCCAATGCGATGCCGGTGAAGACGGTCCAGGAGTTCATCGACTATTGCAAGGCCAACCCCGGCAAGATCTCGTTCGCCTCGTCGGGCAACGGCACCTCGGTGCACATGTCGGCGGAGCTGTTCAAGGCGATGACCAAGTGCGACATGGTGCACGTGCCCTATCGGGGATCTGCGATCGCCTTCCCCGACATCATCTCCAACAAGGTGCAGCTGATCTTCGACAACCTTCCTTCCGCGCTCGAGCAGTCGCGCGGCGGCAATGTCCGCGCACTCGGCGTGACCTCGCCGCAGCGCTGGCCCGCGCTGCCCGACGTGCCCGCCATCGCCGAGACCGTGCCGGGCTTCGAATCGGTCGGCTTCTACGGCATCTCCGCGCCGAAGGGCACGCCGCCTGACATCGTCGAGCTCCTCAACAAGACGGTCAACGAGGCGCTGAACGATCCGAAGGTGGTGGCGCGGCTGACCGAGAATGGCGGCATCCCGAGGCCCATGACGCCGGCCGAGTTCGGCAGGCTGGTCGCTGACGAGACAGAGAAGTGGAAGAAGGTCGTGGAGTTCGCCGGGGTCTCGGTGGACTAA
- a CDS encoding YecA family protein, whose product MKTCIFCTHVIGTKEGTRPRAREHIFASWILREFGIKKDEISYSRFESEAGATTTLHLTEQTRFRSHSFDSFLLGSVCNVCNNERLNALEGEVAPALRTLIPGMSAAIPRSLSTAFALWGLKTAFVLTAFLDPPVGKVPLRHGRHVIRGQARLPRGVAVFHRQSPHWRMFFSISNSWVVQAPENARPDIRHYQSAYKCVYQIGHAQFMIQFYPVEGAVVCYDADYCELVGANVAVDAGFPPVPEEIIDNDLFLFALSNEIALGRKVPQKIGPNSLCPCGSSIKYKRCHGAPGGRRLVHEHQGWLNENTTTFSPVRRAKEP is encoded by the coding sequence ATGAAAACGTGTATCTTCTGCACCCACGTAATTGGCACCAAGGAGGGGACCAGGCCGCGTGCTCGCGAGCACATCTTCGCTTCCTGGATCCTACGCGAGTTTGGAATCAAAAAGGACGAGATCAGCTATTCTCGATTCGAATCAGAAGCTGGCGCGACCACCACGCTTCATCTCACTGAGCAGACACGTTTTCGCAGTCATTCGTTCGATAGCTTTCTTTTGGGAAGTGTTTGCAACGTCTGCAACAACGAGCGCCTGAACGCGCTGGAAGGCGAAGTCGCGCCAGCGTTGAGGACATTGATCCCGGGCATGTCGGCGGCCATTCCTCGCAGCCTCTCCACCGCCTTCGCCCTCTGGGGACTCAAAACTGCCTTCGTTCTTACCGCGTTCTTGGATCCTCCCGTTGGGAAGGTGCCGCTGCGCCACGGGCGACATGTCATCCGGGGGCAAGCGCGTCTACCCCGAGGCGTGGCGGTATTTCATCGCCAATCGCCACACTGGCGGATGTTTTTTTCAATCTCGAATTCGTGGGTTGTTCAAGCGCCTGAGAATGCGCGTCCGGATATCCGCCACTATCAGAGCGCGTACAAGTGCGTCTACCAGATTGGCCATGCGCAGTTCATGATTCAATTTTACCCAGTTGAGGGAGCGGTGGTCTGCTACGATGCGGACTACTGCGAACTCGTCGGCGCCAACGTTGCAGTCGACGCTGGCTTTCCGCCCGTTCCTGAAGAAATCATCGATAATGATCTATTCCTGTTCGCTTTATCGAACGAAATCGCTTTGGGCAGGAAAGTGCCGCAGAAGATTGGGCCCAACTCGCTGTGTCCTTGCGGTTCGAGTATTAAGTACAAGCGATGTCACGGAGCCCCGGGAGGCAGGCGTCTGGTGCATGAACACCAGGGGTGGTTGAACGAAAACACCACCACGTTTTCGCCAGTCCGCAGAGCAAAGGAACCGTGA
- a CDS encoding argonaute/piwi family protein has product MASLNFNAKVIAEPELEFGEGGRHVDPRFGLVEHGPLQPMLGDTVRIGVIGTGDTADGFAQFIERCRVGIEGKNTKLANLYPPFPGVGNQNPFRCTFEVDQIARRIVPERDIRRIIEMRKQSEAVTAASEMFAELAGSVLESSARPDVIVCALPSNLIEKLVNAKSEDEEVEDDQELNFRDMLKARALPLSVPTQIVWPTLWDDRAKIPRKLKETLREVQDPATRAWNLLNAIFYKAGKVPWKLPKAEGAFAASFLGIGFYKDLAGQRLLTSTAQMFDERGRGLILRGARARTDKGDRHPYLEREDAYDLLVRSIKAYRGHHGHAPARLVVLKTSRFQAGEADGIAQACDEFGIDRRDLIWVSEHQDTTLVRDGNYPMLRGSFVQIGRNGLLFTRGSVPYYRTYPGLRVPQPILLRPHSCDTPISELASEVLALTKMNWNSTQFDQASPIPIRAARQVGRVLKYVPFGQIEQPDYRFYS; this is encoded by the coding sequence ATGGCTTCTTTGAACTTCAACGCCAAGGTGATTGCCGAGCCCGAGCTTGAATTCGGCGAGGGTGGGCGCCACGTCGATCCTCGCTTTGGATTGGTCGAGCACGGGCCCTTGCAGCCCATGCTCGGCGACACCGTTAGAATCGGCGTGATCGGCACGGGGGACACCGCTGACGGCTTCGCGCAATTCATCGAGCGGTGTCGGGTCGGCATCGAGGGCAAGAACACAAAGCTTGCCAATCTCTATCCGCCCTTTCCCGGCGTAGGAAACCAGAACCCGTTTCGTTGCACGTTCGAGGTCGACCAGATCGCCCGGCGCATCGTTCCGGAGAGGGATATCCGCCGCATTATCGAGATGCGCAAGCAATCGGAGGCTGTAACGGCCGCGTCGGAAATGTTCGCCGAGCTCGCGGGATCGGTGCTGGAGAGTTCCGCCAGGCCGGACGTGATCGTATGCGCGTTGCCGAGCAACCTGATCGAAAAGTTGGTCAACGCGAAGAGCGAGGACGAGGAGGTCGAAGACGACCAGGAGCTGAACTTTCGGGACATGCTGAAGGCGCGTGCCCTGCCTTTGAGTGTCCCGACCCAAATTGTCTGGCCGACCCTCTGGGACGACCGAGCGAAGATCCCGCGGAAATTGAAGGAGACGCTGCGCGAGGTCCAGGACCCGGCGACACGCGCCTGGAACCTGCTGAATGCGATTTTCTACAAGGCAGGAAAGGTGCCTTGGAAGCTGCCAAAAGCGGAGGGCGCGTTCGCAGCCAGCTTCTTAGGGATTGGCTTCTATAAGGACTTGGCCGGCCAGAGGCTGCTCACCAGCACCGCGCAGATGTTCGACGAGCGCGGGCGTGGCCTCATCTTGAGGGGGGCGCGGGCGCGCACCGACAAGGGGGACCGTCATCCTTATTTGGAACGTGAGGACGCCTACGATCTGCTAGTCCGGTCCATTAAGGCCTATAGAGGGCATCATGGTCACGCGCCGGCGCGACTGGTCGTCCTCAAGACGTCCCGGTTTCAGGCTGGCGAGGCTGACGGCATTGCGCAGGCCTGCGACGAGTTCGGCATCGACAGACGTGATCTGATCTGGGTGTCGGAACACCAAGACACGACCCTGGTGAGGGACGGCAACTATCCCATGCTCCGGGGTAGCTTCGTTCAGATCGGACGAAACGGGCTGCTCTTCACCAGGGGCAGCGTGCCATACTATCGGACCTACCCCGGTCTGCGCGTGCCGCAGCCAATCCTTCTGCGACCGCATTCCTGCGACACGCCGATCTCCGAGTTGGCCTCGGAGGTCCTGGCGCTGACAAAGATGAACTGGAATTCGACGCAGTTCGATCAGGCGTCTCCTATCCCCATCCGTGCTGCAAGACAGGTCGGGAGGGTCCTGAAATACGTTCCGTTCGGTCAGATCGAGCAGCCGGACTATCGTTTCTACAGCTAG
- a CDS encoding DUF4365 domain-containing protein, with amino-acid sequence MKKLSQSQLIGERGELLAGERAMSMGFAFDQKGRLETGVDGMLELRDPRTGRTLAKWIGAQVKTTENGRYTREDDSRFEYLIEPDDLNYWRGSNLPVIIVLVRLSTGEMYWKQVDAGPASEPRRLYFDKNEDRFDKSAADRIASLCIERDKLGTYVPPMLSGEGVHINMVSVVLPEKIFVGTSLFASGRDALAELDADAPFDWVIRDRRFISFRDPEGTSLMEVLDEGTVEAVETSAISASDDVDDENAFIELLGRTVRVQFEDRLSFDRDSKALYFRAKAMNKGFKYSYRSLINETSALVVAPWVRKKDGKVGSVRHHAFIPRFHRIGDDWFLTVTPTFVFTRDGYRPHNFSSSLLAGKKKKEKNGAVRGQFLMWRYLLTGGGQQQSDLLAAVQSAGGPLRFESLEPIQMPMAVPEEAWKVEDPNAEAMEDREWLL; translated from the coding sequence ATGAAAAAGCTGTCCCAAAGTCAACTAATTGGCGAGCGCGGCGAACTCTTGGCTGGAGAGCGCGCCATGTCGATGGGGTTTGCCTTCGACCAAAAGGGCCGTCTTGAGACTGGCGTGGACGGTATGCTGGAGCTCCGGGACCCGCGCACCGGACGCACGTTGGCGAAATGGATCGGGGCCCAGGTCAAGACTACCGAGAATGGACGATACACCCGCGAGGACGATAGCCGGTTTGAGTATTTGATTGAGCCGGATGACCTGAACTACTGGCGTGGCTCGAACCTCCCGGTGATCATCGTGCTGGTGCGCCTGAGCACCGGAGAAATGTACTGGAAGCAGGTCGATGCCGGGCCCGCCTCGGAGCCACGGCGACTTTATTTTGATAAGAATGAGGATCGCTTCGATAAGTCGGCGGCTGACCGCATCGCTTCGCTTTGCATCGAACGCGACAAGCTCGGCACCTACGTTCCGCCGATGCTGTCGGGCGAGGGCGTTCACATCAACATGGTGAGCGTGGTGTTGCCGGAGAAAATCTTCGTCGGCACCTCGCTGTTCGCCTCTGGCCGGGATGCTTTGGCCGAACTGGATGCGGACGCTCCGTTTGATTGGGTTATCCGCGACCGTCGTTTCATCTCATTCCGGGATCCCGAAGGCACTTCCCTGATGGAAGTGCTCGATGAGGGGACCGTCGAGGCAGTCGAAACCAGCGCGATCTCGGCGTCCGACGATGTCGACGACGAGAACGCCTTCATCGAGCTCCTGGGGCGGACGGTCCGTGTCCAGTTCGAGGACAGGCTTTCGTTCGACCGGGACAGCAAGGCTCTCTACTTCCGCGCCAAGGCGATGAATAAGGGATTCAAGTATTCCTATCGGTCGCTGATCAACGAGACCTCGGCGTTGGTCGTGGCTCCTTGGGTGCGGAAGAAGGATGGCAAGGTCGGAAGCGTTAGGCACCACGCCTTCATCCCCCGATTTCATCGAATTGGCGACGACTGGTTCCTGACGGTGACGCCGACCTTCGTGTTCACCCGGGACGGATACCGGCCTCACAACTTCTCGAGCAGCCTCCTCGCCGGCAAGAAGAAGAAAGAGAAGAACGGCGCCGTACGCGGTCAGTTCTTGATGTGGCGCTATCTGCTGACGGGTGGCGGACAACAACAAAGCGACCTCCTCGCAGCGGTTCAGTCTGCCGGTGGGCCGCTGCGTTTCGAGTCGCTCGAGCCAATCCAGATGCCCATGGCCGTTCCCGAAGAGGCGTGGAAGGTAGAGGACCCGAATGCAGAGGCCATGGAGGACCGGGAATGGCTTCTTTGA
- the brxL gene encoding protease Lon-related BREX system protein BrxL: MSNVPARDALDDKVNRTFAGKVVRKDLVRKVKVGANVPVFVLEFLLGKYCASSDEMAIQMGLQVVNDTLANNYIRSDESMKAQSKVKEKGSWTFIDKVKVRLVDSDYWAELSNFGNKFVHIQNQYVRDYERLLTGGIWAQVDMRFEYDEEGKGKNPFWIEKLTPIQIAAFDLAEYQRLRAEFTTDEWIDLILRSMGYEPGEMSKRLKLLFLTRLVPLCERNYNLVELGPRGTGKSYVIQEVSPYAALMTGPTTVANLFGHMGGRAKGLVQIWDVVGFDEVADLEKMPKEVITTMKTYCESGSFQRGQEAASGEAGIALFGNTQQPIDVMVQTGHLFEPMPEVIRDDMAFIDRLHFYLPGWEVPKMRNDLFTDHYGFVVDFLAEALRELRRHNFTEICDRHFTMGSHLITRDRKAVKKTVSGLMKIIHPSGEAAQEEIAELLEFAMEGRRRVKEQLKKMGSFEYYHTSFSYTVNDTGEERFVGVPEQGGRNMISADPLPPGSVYTAAVDQNGTVGMYRVEVSVSSGSGKLKTAGGVNGVTKESINRAFSYMLAKKGDLSIARELDVSDLHVEVIDLMNNRVEGEIGLGFFIAAFSALKKAPPSAAMLVVGDLSVQGNIKGLRSLAEPLQLAMDNGAKRALIPIENKRSFLEVTGDVVEHVDPIFFGDPKTAAFKALGIN, encoded by the coding sequence ATGAGTAACGTCCCCGCACGCGACGCTCTCGACGACAAGGTCAATCGCACCTTTGCCGGCAAAGTGGTCCGTAAGGATCTCGTTCGGAAGGTGAAGGTCGGCGCCAATGTGCCGGTCTTTGTTCTGGAGTTCCTACTCGGCAAATACTGCGCGTCTTCCGACGAGATGGCTATCCAGATGGGCCTGCAAGTCGTCAACGATACGCTGGCCAACAACTACATCCGCTCCGACGAGTCGATGAAGGCTCAGAGCAAGGTCAAGGAAAAGGGTAGCTGGACCTTCATCGACAAGGTCAAGGTCCGCCTGGTCGACTCCGACTATTGGGCGGAGCTGAGCAACTTCGGGAACAAGTTCGTCCACATCCAGAACCAGTATGTCAGAGACTACGAACGTCTCCTGACTGGCGGCATCTGGGCGCAGGTCGACATGCGCTTCGAATACGACGAGGAGGGTAAGGGAAAGAACCCCTTCTGGATCGAGAAGCTGACGCCCATCCAGATCGCGGCCTTCGATCTCGCCGAGTACCAGCGCCTCAGGGCAGAATTCACGACGGACGAGTGGATCGATCTGATCCTGCGCAGCATGGGCTATGAGCCGGGCGAGATGTCGAAGCGCCTGAAGCTGCTCTTCCTGACGCGGCTGGTCCCGCTTTGCGAGCGCAACTACAACCTGGTCGAGTTGGGCCCGCGCGGCACCGGCAAAAGCTACGTCATCCAAGAGGTGTCGCCGTATGCTGCTCTCATGACCGGTCCGACCACGGTCGCGAATCTGTTCGGACACATGGGCGGACGGGCAAAGGGGCTCGTTCAGATATGGGACGTCGTCGGCTTCGACGAGGTGGCTGATCTCGAGAAGATGCCCAAGGAGGTCATCACCACTATGAAGACCTACTGCGAATCCGGATCGTTCCAGCGTGGCCAGGAAGCCGCCTCCGGAGAGGCCGGCATCGCGTTGTTCGGCAACACGCAGCAGCCCATCGACGTCATGGTCCAGACCGGGCACCTGTTCGAGCCGATGCCCGAGGTGATCCGGGACGACATGGCCTTCATCGACCGCCTGCACTTCTATCTCCCCGGATGGGAGGTCCCGAAGATGCGCAACGACCTCTTCACGGATCACTACGGCTTCGTCGTCGACTTCCTCGCCGAGGCGCTGCGCGAACTTCGCCGCCATAATTTCACAGAGATCTGCGACCGCCACTTCACGATGGGATCGCATCTGATCACGCGCGACCGCAAGGCGGTCAAGAAGACCGTCTCCGGGCTGATGAAGATCATCCATCCGAGCGGCGAAGCCGCCCAGGAGGAGATCGCCGAGCTCCTGGAGTTCGCGATGGAGGGCCGGCGCCGGGTGAAGGAGCAGCTCAAGAAGATGGGCTCCTTCGAATATTACCATACGTCCTTCAGCTACACCGTGAACGACACCGGCGAGGAGCGGTTCGTCGGTGTTCCGGAGCAGGGCGGCCGCAACATGATTTCGGCCGATCCCCTTCCGCCCGGCAGCGTCTACACGGCGGCCGTCGACCAGAACGGCACGGTCGGGATGTACCGCGTCGAAGTCTCGGTCTCGTCCGGATCCGGGAAGCTCAAGACTGCCGGCGGCGTCAATGGTGTCACAAAGGAATCGATCAATAGGGCGTTCAGCTACATGCTCGCCAAAAAGGGTGACCTATCAATCGCCCGCGAGCTTGACGTTTCCGACCTCCATGTCGAGGTCATCGACCTCATGAACAATCGGGTCGAGGGCGAGATCGGGCTGGGATTCTTCATCGCAGCATTCTCCGCGCTCAAGAAGGCGCCGCCGTCCGCGGCCATGCTGGTGGTCGGAGATCTCAGCGTCCAAGGCAACATCAAGGGCCTGCGCTCGCTGGCGGAGCCGCTACAGCTCGCGATGGATAACGGGGCTAAGCGGGCCCTGATCCCGATCGAGAACAAGCGGAGCTTTCTGGAGGTGACCGGGGACGTCGTAGAACATGTCGACCCCATCTTCTTCGGAGACCCGAAGACCGCGGCCTTTAAGGCCCTCGGGATCAACTGA
- a CDS encoding PglZ domain-containing protein: MHPLHDYIASQIGDRIKDRRVVVMYDKREELRPFFAEIADGRGASQGPVAANFGKRKASLYVFDGSFLKARFAVEDMTSGDQPDDVVIYIPGIDRDAKGSLLMELEKAGTFYQQPALKQFARLVLRKRFTDIAIDEMLKSDALTYTDLAGMAQDDGGGGQGASLLKSVFGITDTVAIITDWLGRTSYDADIQAKAAFGELRDAALARMGFALPADATLGRARQIALRYVLVNEFRSDLGPNADLQGAAATAIMNVPEAKTSDHHKAVREVAKRLRERYPTSYVEAADKIEAELGLSAETVNGAALGSIDTFRFEEAAVVTACFGLIASEKFEAASALMAARESSFWVSRELSRKSVWTVCKLMVDLGLVSAAVDATIAKANGNPTTWVDRYVSDKDGWYALDQAQRRLEAFLSSLDEEVDDKAKAKIRELYENTVRRMSEGFLKALQKADWTVPGVLQQTRIWSDVVASRPVPVAYVMVDAMRFEMGHELIGRLTTRASEVQMRPALAALPSITPVGMAALLPGASATFSVVSNKDKLGASIEGTFLPDLSARQKFLKSRIPDLIDLTLDEVISLSTKALQKKVGKSKVIIIRSTEIDAAGENATTTTYARRVMDNVVEDLARCLGRLAAIGVGEAVVTADHGHLFFAADRDPSMRLDTPGGDAIDLHRRCWIGRGGATPAGSVRVPGAKLGYATDLDFAFPASTSVFKSGGDLAYHHGGTSLQEMVIPVIAVKLKVDGSAKAEKDAIVLTHDFDAVTNRIFTVHIELGAASKDLFAGARKVRPIVVSDDRPVARAAIATGADLAEGVLTLPPAVKANVGFMLTDDTVKHVRIQVLDAETDAVLYVSKKDIPVRLGV, from the coding sequence ATGCATCCGCTCCACGACTATATCGCCAGTCAGATCGGCGATCGCATCAAGGATCGCCGTGTTGTCGTCATGTACGACAAGCGCGAGGAGCTGCGGCCGTTTTTCGCGGAGATCGCGGATGGGCGCGGCGCAAGCCAAGGCCCTGTGGCGGCCAACTTCGGCAAGCGGAAAGCCAGCCTCTACGTCTTTGACGGCTCCTTCCTCAAGGCGCGTTTCGCCGTCGAGGATATGACGAGTGGCGACCAGCCGGATGATGTGGTCATCTACATCCCCGGCATCGATCGGGATGCCAAAGGCTCTCTTCTGATGGAATTGGAGAAGGCAGGCACCTTCTACCAGCAGCCGGCCTTGAAGCAGTTCGCCAGGCTGGTGCTCCGGAAGCGGTTCACCGACATCGCTATCGACGAGATGCTTAAATCCGACGCGCTGACCTATACCGATTTGGCCGGTATGGCGCAGGACGATGGGGGCGGGGGCCAAGGGGCGTCGTTGCTGAAGAGCGTCTTCGGCATAACGGACACAGTCGCCATCATCACGGACTGGCTGGGCCGCACCTCTTACGACGCCGACATCCAGGCCAAGGCGGCCTTCGGAGAGCTTCGGGACGCCGCTCTTGCGAGGATGGGTTTCGCCCTGCCTGCGGATGCGACGTTGGGTCGAGCGCGTCAGATCGCCCTCCGGTACGTGCTGGTCAACGAGTTTCGATCCGATTTGGGCCCGAATGCGGATCTTCAAGGGGCGGCGGCGACGGCCATCATGAACGTGCCCGAGGCCAAGACCAGCGACCACCATAAGGCCGTCCGGGAGGTCGCTAAGCGCCTCCGCGAGCGCTATCCGACTTCGTATGTCGAGGCGGCAGACAAGATCGAGGCGGAACTCGGCCTGTCGGCGGAGACGGTAAACGGTGCCGCGCTGGGCTCCATCGATACCTTCAGGTTTGAGGAGGCCGCCGTGGTGACGGCGTGCTTCGGTCTCATCGCCTCGGAGAAATTCGAAGCAGCCAGCGCTCTGATGGCGGCCCGGGAGAGCAGCTTTTGGGTCAGCCGCGAGCTTTCGCGGAAGTCGGTCTGGACGGTCTGCAAGTTGATGGTCGACCTCGGTCTCGTTTCCGCTGCGGTGGACGCGACGATCGCGAAGGCGAACGGCAACCCGACCACCTGGGTCGATCGTTACGTGTCCGACAAGGACGGGTGGTACGCGCTCGACCAGGCGCAGCGGCGCCTGGAGGCATTTCTCTCCTCGTTGGACGAGGAGGTCGACGACAAGGCCAAGGCGAAGATCCGAGAACTTTACGAAAATACTGTCCGCCGCATGAGCGAAGGTTTCCTGAAGGCCCTGCAGAAGGCCGATTGGACGGTCCCGGGCGTCCTGCAGCAGACCCGTATCTGGTCGGACGTAGTGGCGAGCCGGCCAGTGCCGGTCGCCTACGTCATGGTCGACGCCATGCGGTTCGAAATGGGGCACGAACTCATCGGTCGCCTGACCACGCGAGCCTCCGAAGTCCAGATGCGTCCGGCGTTGGCTGCGCTTCCTTCCATCACGCCAGTCGGCATGGCCGCGCTGCTTCCGGGAGCCTCCGCGACTTTCTCGGTCGTCTCGAACAAGGATAAGCTCGGCGCTTCGATCGAGGGCACCTTCCTTCCGGATCTTTCGGCCCGCCAGAAGTTCCTGAAGTCCCGCATTCCAGATTTGATCGACCTCACGCTCGACGAGGTGATCTCGCTGAGTACGAAGGCATTGCAGAAGAAGGTCGGGAAGTCCAAGGTCATCATTATCCGCTCCACGGAGATCGATGCCGCCGGCGAAAACGCCACTACGACGACGTATGCCCGCCGGGTCATGGACAACGTCGTCGAAGACCTCGCGCGGTGCCTCGGGCGTCTGGCGGCCATTGGGGTGGGGGAGGCCGTCGTGACGGCAGACCACGGGCATCTCTTCTTCGCCGCCGATCGCGACCCCTCCATGCGCCTGGACACGCCCGGCGGCGATGCGATCGATCTGCATCGTCGCTGCTGGATCGGCCGCGGCGGCGCCACGCCGGCCGGTTCCGTCAGGGTGCCCGGTGCGAAGCTCGGTTACGCGACGGATCTCGATTTCGCCTTCCCCGCCAGTACCTCCGTCTTCAAGAGCGGTGGCGATCTCGCCTACCACCATGGCGGCACTTCGCTGCAGGAAATGGTCATTCCGGTTATCGCCGTGAAGCTGAAGGTCGACGGCAGCGCCAAGGCCGAAAAGGACGCCATAGTCCTCACCCACGACTTCGACGCGGTTACGAACCGAATCTTCACGGTCCATATCGAGCTGGGGGCGGCGTCCAAGGACCTCTTCGCCGGCGCCCGCAAGGTTCGGCCGATCGTCGTATCCGACGATCGGCCGGTCGCTCGCGCGGCCATTGCGACCGGCGCTGACCTGGCGGAGGGTGTTCTGACCTTGCCGCCCGCCGTCAAGGCGAACGTCGGCTTCATGTTGACCGACGACACGGTCAAACACGTCCGCATCCAGGTTTTGGACGCCGAGACCGACGCCGTCCTGTACGTTTCGAAGAAAGACATCCCCGTTCGTTTGGGAGTTTAG